The Halalkalicoccus sp. CG83 genomic sequence CGCGGACCTGAAGGCTGGTAGAAACCCGGATACGCCGTTCGGCGAGCTGATCGCCGACGCCGTCCCCGATGACCGGAGACGCTACTCCTACCCCCAATCACGACTGAGAGAAGCGGAATATCACGCGAAGGATGACGAGGAGTGAGCGTCGTCTCTACGTCAATCCCAACCACGGGTATCAGACCGAGGTCCTCGCCCGACCATCAGAGTGTCCGAACCCGGCAGCGAGGACATCGAGGTAATCGAACTCTCCCAGGCTGATAGTGAGCGCGCCCGCACGGATGAAGTCGGCCCCCCACGAAACGTTGGTGTCTGTCTTCCGGGAAGGAACCGACGTCGGCGAACGATACGACGGCTTCCAGGGCGTTCGGTCCGACGACGACGGCGATACATACGACTAGCTTGCCCACGGCACGCCTATCTCAAATCTCAACGAGCGCGGAGAATTGAGACTCTCAGGAGAGACCGATGGAAGCGGCGATGCGTGACTACTCCGCTCGGTCGGGACGTGTTTAGGGGTCCCAGAGCTTCGCGATCGCCTCCCGATCGGGCACGAGATCGCGAAACTCGGAGAGCGGTTCCCGCGATCACGGCAGTGGCGATTCATTCTCGATCCAAGGCTCGTACAGCGCCTCGAGGTCGATCACGCCCTTACTCGCGAGCCGGGAGAGCACGATCTCGCGCTCGAAATCGGAGAGTGATGAGGAACCACCTCGCTCGAGCTTCTCGAGCACGTCCTCCATGGTAACGGTGGCATGCGTTTAGTGGATGAGCATCCTCCAGCCCAGTGCCAGAGAGGGTGGAAAGGTGGGGGAGCAAATCGGATCCCTAGCAATGAGCAGTAAAACTCATTTGATTGTCATACTTTGCGGTTCATATTTGAATCGTGTTATACGATCCGATACCCGCTATGCGCTAAGCGATCGTGGGCGTCTGCTCTCTGACCTCGTCAACCATGCTGGGGGATTTTGCTAGTTGATCCCTTCAGCCCGAAAAGGAGCTATTTCAGAGGTGCTCCTACGCCGTCCATCTGGGCACTACACGTCCTTGGGGCAATCGGCCGGGGGGGAGGGGGGAAGCCAATTCCCTTAGCCCAGATAACGGCGTGTCTATAGACACCTCTGCACTTTAATTAAGCAGATTGCATGGAGAAGCTTGGTGTTTATTACTCTTTATAGAGAGTTTCGGTCTAGGGTCAGTAACTTCGGTACCGGTTCGCAAGTTCGGTGATCATCAGCTCCTGGTGAGAGAGATATTTATACTGTTATAGCCGTCTCTGGCAGCAATATCGTACTTCTGTGACAGAGGCCAGCGCACGCCGTGATACGTCTCCGCAGCTCACAGCGAAGACGTGTCTTCTGCGGTGTCGGTGGGTTCGTGAGGCAAGGTAACCTCGCCACTCACCACTAACTGTTCAACCAGAGCTTCGACTTCTGGGAGCGGCACTAAAGGAGTCACGTTCCGAATTTGATCGTGATCGGAATCCGGCATAGTCGTAGCTGTTGATCGCAACGACTCTATCCACCCATTGGCCATCTCAGACCAACTCTCATAGCGATACGCAACTGGATCAATCGCGAGGTTGATCTCAACTGTCGCTGGAACGACATCTAGACTCCTCTCATCAGTATCGGCGCGGGGGCTGTCATCCCGGTCAGACGGTGCGACTCGCGAGTGTGGCGGTTCCTGTTCTATCAACACAGCTTGCCATACCTCATTATAATATATTAACTTTTCCTACGGTCTGGATATTCATCGCTGGTGAAATTCGCCTAGTGAAGTAGCCTCGGCGTTGATCGACACTGTACCAGATGACTAGCTAACACTGCCAAAATCAGCTATAGGCTAACACAAAAAACACGATACTTGCCTTTACTCTGTCCGTTGGGTGCAGACTGTTCTGGTTAGAGGATGAACATTCCGTTAGCCTCGTTCGACCTTGGTGCCATTCCGATTGGGTACAGTGCACGGACGGGTCAGCTGTACCGTTCGAGGATCTCCTCTAAGTCGTAGTGTGAACCTGGGCCGCCCGCGTTCTTGCCGCGGGCGGGCCGCGCATCGACTGAGAACGTGTACGCGCCGGTGATGGTGTCGCTCGAGAAAGCGAACTCCCGCTCCTCGTTCCACACCGTCGACCAGTTGTAGGGGGCAGTCCCTGGTGAGTGTCGCGTGTCGCCCCGCTCCAGCTCGAGGTCGGTTGCGAAGCGTTCGGTCGGCACAGGGTTCTCTGGGTCAGTAATGTTCGCAACCCAGGTTCCCTGCGAGTAGCCGCCGTCGATCATTAGCGTCTCGCTTCCGTCCTGGAGGACGTCGTGGAAGTGCGTCGTCCAGACACCCGGGAATTGCTCCCTGGCGTCAGGCGAGAAGAACGAGCTGATCGGCTGTGGGTCCTCGAGAGAGCCCTCGTCCCATCCGATGTCGAAGATGTGCTTGGCACCCGGCAGGGAGCCAAACAGCTCGTCGCCGACGACCGCTAAGTCCCGATCGGGGTCGTGGATCGCGTGATGGCAGTCCTCGAAGCCCGCCTCGAGGAGTCCGTAGTTGGGCGCGTCGTTGTAGTCGAACCGGCCGAGCTCGGTGGGGTTCAGCGGATCGTCCGAGATGTCGAGGATGGCATATCCCTCGAACTCCCCGGCGATGTACGCACAGTGGAGGACTTGGCGTTCGGCGTCGACCTCGACAGCGTGGACGTAGCCGTTGGGGCCAGCCAAGTCGTGGCGCACGGGGTTATGGGGATCGCTGACGTCAATGGGGATGACGCCCGGCTCGTCGCCCTCTTCGTCGATGATATAAACGATCGGTTTCTCGGGGTGTTCGCCCAGCGCGTGGACGCCCGAGTTCGGCGTCTCGACCGTGGCAAGTACCTCGGGATCCTCCGGGGTTCCCTCCTCCCAACCGAAGTCGACGACCGAGATGCCCAGGGTCTCGGCGTCCTCTGTGTCCGGTTCGTGGCTGATGTAGT encodes the following:
- a CDS encoding LVIVD repeat-containing protein — its product is MSSFPSSTGTSGSDSNVVATIYDLSDLENPEVAHELEWPVENQRSNHMRFDGIRDGLYYISHEPDTEDAETLGISVVDFGWEEGTPEDPEVLATVETPNSGVHALGEHPEKPIVYIIDEEGDEPGVIPIDVSDPHNPVRHDLAGPNGYVHAVEVDAERQVLHCAYIAGEFEGYAILDISDDPLNPTELGRFDYNDAPNYGLLEAGFEDCHHAIHDPDRDLAVVGDELFGSLPGAKHIFDIGWDEGSLEDPQPISSFFSPDAREQFPGVWTTHFHDVLQDGSETLMIDGGYSQGTWVANITDPENPVPTERFATDLELERGDTRHSPGTAPYNWSTVWNEEREFAFSSDTITGAYTFSVDARPARGKNAGGPGSHYDLEEILERYS